ggtcgcttactggaaaaagctagtcatgaagttttcagggggagcgtggtattaataaagaccttcatacactgtactctttttccttcatccattttttttatcccactaggtttttcctagcaaggttttaacgaggcaatgtcgctcaagattgactcacagaagcagtgtcaactatgatattcagaaagatgatcaacagtatggcttaaagatattttgccaagcatcagggggagcgtgctgtcaataaagacctttacacactgtactctttttccttcgtccaaGTTTTTATCctactgggtttttcctgacaaagttttaacgaggcagtgtcgcacgcgtgtcaatatacacagaattttatgttacacatggttatgtactcttttttcctttgaccagtttttttttgtcccactgggtttttactggcaaTGTTTTTAACGAGTCATATTCCATACCAATTGTgatctccaagggggagtgttgtaaagtaaAGGATGGATCCCAAAATGGTAGAGCCCACTACCTAATTAATTGAAGAGAAATGATGAAACTTGTTTGCCATCATCGCTTGAGAGCCAACCACATATCCACAGGAGGCAATAACACTACTAGATTTTGTTGCCTATAAAATAAGACTTCATCCTCACTTGTAATAGACAGAAAaaacattcaataaaatattagGCTTCTAtaccttctctctttctcaattCTCTACATAATCTATTTAGTTTACAACATTTCcgatttatttcattttggaTGGTCCACGACTCCACGAGTCGACAACGGTCCACTCCGAGTCGGAagactatttttttttggtcgaaaagAGTCGGAATACTATAGACCATCATCTGTCTACCCATGACCATGCCCTGCTTTGCATTCAGACACGTATAGCTCCACCTTAACGACCTCTCCTTCGACCCAAAACCCATTCATGGCGGTTCATCAACGATCTCGCTCAGTTCCAATTCACACATCGCCTCCTCTCTCCCCCAATTTCTAGGGATCATAATTCGATTCGCCAAGGTAAGTAAGTAGCTCTCTGATTATCTTTCAAcgctttgttttgtttgcctCTGCCGACAAATGTTAAATGGGAATTCAAAGTTAGAATCTTTTGTTTGAGTATTGTTTGGTTTCTGAGGAAttggaattgggttttactGAGCTTGGTTAAGCTGTTTGATTAGGTTGAGCTGCGCTTGACTGTTTGTGTGTGCGAGAACTGTGAATAGGAAGATTTTTCACGTTGAAAGTTAGAGCTTTTTTTGGTCTCAACTCTAAATTATACATTAATTATGTGCAGGGTCACTACTGTTAGAACTAAATTACATTAATGTGATGGCCCATTGAGTAGTGGGTATTGgggaaaattacaaaatgagTTACAGAACGAGGTTTGGAAAAGATAATAGCGCTTGTGATAGTGGAAATGCTGTTGAAGGTTCTGGTTCAAGTAAAGGACCCAATGAAGTATCAAATGATTTTGATCATGAAATTGCTCAACTCACTAAGCATAGATCAAGACCCCATCAGCTTTTGAGCCAGGACATGCCTGGAAAGTCAAGGTTACTGGTTTCAACAATGAAAATGTTGGTTGGTCGTGAAAGTAATCATTCAGGACGCGGGAGATTCTCGTCTGCTGACGGTTGCCATGTCTTGAGCCGGTATCTGCCCATCAATGGTCCATGGGGGGTGGACGAGTCAACAAGTCCTGCTTAtgtttctcaattttcaaatgatggtttgttttttgttgctgGATTTCAGGTATTGGGGTTTATGGGGTTAAtgatataactcatttattcTTGtgcttaaaaaaaataaatttcccCACTATACATTCATGCAGATACAGAGTCCtaactttcttcttttaatgaAACAGGGAGGccatattaaaatatataatgttgATAAGGGATGGAAAGTTCAGAAGGACATCCTAACCAAAAGCTTGAGATGGACAATTACTGATACATCTCTATCGCCAGATCAACGTTATCTTGTGAGTTAATGATGCTTTATTGAATCAAATGGGCCTTCTGTATATAACTAAGACTTTTAAATTGTAGGTTTTCTTCATAGAAAAATAATCTCTTTGATTGATTGCTCAATTCTCTAATTAGCAAATGCAAGACAACCCATATGTGCTCTCAATCGTCATGCAAACTGTTCTATACATTTTGTTACACTTTGTGCAAATTCCTTAGCTTGTGTATATGTAGTTCTTTCTCCTCTCTATAGAATAGGTTTAGATGTGTCTGGGATGATAGAGATAAGGTCATCAAGATTTATTGAATATTTGGCTTGTTTTCGTTTTCCTGACAATTATGATCATCATTCCAGAATTATTATTAGTCACGATTAATTTGAATGTAAAATTGCAGGTTTATGCTAGCATGACACCCATTGTCAATATTGTCAATGTTGGATCTTCTATGACAGAGTCACTTGCAAATGTTACGGTATGTGACACTAGTGCTACTAGCTTTGAATTTAATACAGAATATCTTGTAGATACTAGTTTaattggtttgtttatagatCTGGTGTGATCCATAACGTTCCTGGGCCTTTTTATAAACCATGTTACTTTTCAGCATATATGTTGTTTGAATTGTTGTTTTCATCTTGTAAAGTAGGAATGTTTTTTAATGTTACCAGATCATGAAAGCTGGTAGATATTACTTCCTAGCTATGATATCTGAGGTTAGCTAGGGATGTTTGTTGACTTCATTtcaaaattattgttttcctaGATACTCTGTTGGCATATCGGTGATTTTGCAAGATGTTACAACTCCCCACTATAATGCTTGGGTTTATCTCGTTATAACCTGTTTTTGTACTTTTTGAAGtgtacattttattttttggataattactaattcaattttaataatCAGGTGATTTTCTGTTATGATGGTGCGCTTCATAGAATCACTTTCTTGTTCATACTTGTTCTTTCTTACATTTAAAGATTACCTTTTCTGCTCAGGAAATTCATGAAGGTCTGGATTTTTCTGTTGATGGTGATGAGGACGAATTTGGAATTTTCTCAGTTAGATTTTCAACTGATGGGCGAGAGCTTGTGGCTGCAAGTAGTGATGCTTCAATATATGTTTATGATCTCCAAGCAAATAAAGTTAACCTCCGAATACCAGCACACTCGGTAAAGGCTCTGAAAAATCGAATATAATCAAATTACTCCTTAATGGTGGTTCTGAGAAGTTTGCCGTCTACTTTTAAAGGCACATAGTTGCCCATTCTAGTTCCTTTCTCCAGAGACTATCTGGATGGAACTTACAGGTATCagttgattattttatttaactttTGTTGCAGTCTGATGTAAACACTGTTTGCTTTGCGGATGAGACTGGACATCTCATATATTCTGGCAGTGACGATAATCTCTGTAAGGTAGGGTTCATCCATTGTCTTTATATGGTATAAGATGTAGAAATCATGATCTCTACATTGTTTGGtacttgttttttattttcttttattttggcatTTCCCTTTTGTTGTCactgaattttattttctgattaaGGAGGCCGGGAGGGAGGATACTTTACCATTGGAGCTATGAGTCCCCATGAATTATAGtcctatttattttcttgtacaGGTTTGGGATAGACGCTGCTTAATCACAAAAGGACAAGCAGCTGGGGTCCTGATGGGACATCTTGAAGGTGTTACATTTCTTGATAGTCGGGGAGATGGGCGTTACTTAATATCAAATGGGAAGGACCAGACTACCAAACTCTGGGATATAAGAAAGATGTCCTCTAGAGCCATGTAGTAAGTCTGTGTTACTTGTTTCCCTTTTCTGCTCATGTTAACTTATTGGATTTCTGTTCAGTgctatataaatataatatttattgctGTCAACAGCATGGGATAAGTTGACCCAATTTTGTTATATTCTCATATTAATGTCTGATTTTTGACGTGGTTTTGGCAGTCTTTCTTCAATAGGTAGACCTATGATGCtattaattgttttatgtCAATAATATAAAGAAGATGATATGGTAACAGACATATTGAGTGCTGACAGCTTAATAGAACTTTATATCGTGATATTTTCTGTCTGTAGAAGGGATGGTAAAAGGTTGGGGAACAATTAGAAGTGGAAAAGTAGATTATTTGCGAATAGTTACTATGATTAGAGCATGGTGGAATTTATCGAACCTTTTTATCAGATTGTTTGGTCATATTAAAGCATGGTGAAAAGAGGACCATCTTTGTGAGATTCGAATACAGCAGCTCCTATTATTATAGCATGGAATATGTCTCTGATCTTTGTTGAACCATTTTGTCTTAATGTCACTATTGTGTTTTTACCATATTAAAACATGCAGTTCATGTATCTCAAGTTAATTTGAACCCTTTGTTTGTGCCTGTCTGTGTGCGGAATAAACACTCTTGTCAAATCAGCTTATTATATAGATACTGAGATACTGGGTCAATGACTAAAGTCTAGATCCTCCACGTTTAAACATTAGTGTATGGATTTACTTTTGTGGCCactgattttcaattttccaaCCAGCAGCCCAAGGCTTAGAGATCATGACTGGGATTACAGATGGATGGAGTACCCAGCTCATGCAAAAACTTTGAAACATCCAAATGATCAGTCATTGGCTACATATAGAGGCCATGGAGTCCTTCGTACTTTAATTCGCTGTTACTTTTCTCCAGCATATAGGTAATTCTCATTTCTgtattcattttaaatttggattcaaagaTATGTGAATCCAAAGTTGCTGATAGTGATATTGGCTTGAATCTGGTCAGTTcaaaaaagtaataataataaagtaaaaaaaaacttgtggTAAGTCCAAGATTGAATGGGCTAGGCTTTACTCTTCATGATGTATTGACTGAGTTATGAGTTCAAATGACTTATTGAACTGCTGGAGTAGGTGTATGTTCCATTACCTGCTTTCATAGTTAACCCTGGTCTTGGTTTTTTATTATGCTTTATTTCAAAGTTCAACACCAAGTTCGTTTATCAGATTATGATCATAGAGCTAGGGAAGTTGGTCAAGTAAAACATCTGGCATTGATTCAGCCTACAATCTTATTGGCTGCTTTTCTGGTTCTAGGGAATCCGTTTCATCTGTCATATAATCAGTTGGCTGTGTTGACAGTTGTTTAGGAGTATGTTTGGAGTATGTTTCTAACTTCGTGTCCTACTTATTGCAGTACCGGACAAAAGTACATCTACACTGGATCTAGTGATCATTGTGTCTATATATATGATCTGGTACGTAACTCATCTTTCATGTTTCACATCATCAACACACTGTTTTCTCATGTCATCCTGTTCAATAGTTGATGTAATGGGATGAGGTAGCTATCATCTTTTTTCGTATTCATCTACAACCcataaaaagaagacaaaagtaAATGCTTGTATGAGTTCCTTGTGGCAAAGCAAGAATCATGGTTGGCAGAGTCTCTAATAAAATAACACTCCCATGAGAACTTCTCCTAAATTCAGCTTGCTAGCTTGTCACTATTACAAAGCTCAGGCTAACATGTTCCCTTCTTGAAAAATTATGTCTTGGGAACCTGTGATTATTGGATCTCtagtaattttgtttgttctaTAAAGGTGACCGGAGCTCAAGTTGCGAGACTCAACCATCACGAAGGACCTGTAAGAGACTGTAGTTGGCATCCTCTGTATCCGATGTTGGTCAGCTCTTCTTGGGATGGGACGATTGCCAGATGGGAATTTCCTGGGGATGACCAAGTACCCACCCTGGAGAGGCCGAGAGCACGCCGGAGGAGAGGCTACTATAACTATTGAGGATGGTTCATGTTTTTCACGGTTCATAATGTTATACtgcattttaaatttttttaaaaagaattgcAGTCAGTAAGTACAGAAAAATTATAGTTCTTTGGTCGCAGCCTTATAAACTATAATGGCTGTACACAAATGCAAAATATGTAATGTTATCGTTATtcacaataaaaacaaatagtgTAAAGTTGCATTGAtatattcaaatcaaatcatgTTTAGCATGCGACTCACTCCTTACTCAtgtattcattaaaaaaaataaaatgtttagCTTCGAATGTCGTCGATATCATTCACTTTGAAGCAGTCTGTTCTTCTTGGAAATAAATACTTTTTGGTCTTTTTATGTTAGAGGGAATttgtaatttaataaatagtttgataTTATGGTatattcaattaattttaatgtttgtttGAGAACACCCAAAATTTATAGCATATCCTAGTTCAAATGGGATTTATATCATAAGCGACGCatatgaatacatataaatacatgtAAAGGACACGTGGAGTAATACAAAGTGAGAACTCTAGCTACAATCACTTAATGACATACAAAGTGAGAACTCTAGCTACAATCACTTATGATCCCACGTGTCATTGTGTTATCGGCTGGGCATAGCAAAAAGTGTTACCATGTTGCATTAGAGTTATTTCCCATTGGGAGGGGGAAAGATTATAGTATATCCTAATTCAAATGGGAGTTATTTTCCATTGGGAGGGGGAAAGATTATAGTATATCCTAATTCAAATGGGATTTATATCATAAGCGACGCCTATAAATACTTGGAAATCTAGATAACccaatatcatcatcatccgCAACGGTTGCTATGCATAAGTGGGCTGATGATCGAATTTCATGGACATCCTTCGCTTTGAAGCCGTCTGTTCTTCTTGGAACCGCGATGAAAGATGGTATACCTCTACTGCCGCGTTGCCTCCTCAATATCCATGGCTCATGCTTCCCACCCTCAAATTGCATGGTAGGTGGCCCAAGGCCCCTAGTGATGGTCATGTGGATGGCATATGCTTCTTCAGCCTGGTAGAGAATAAGGTTTACAAGATGGACTGGAAAGCGTCTCAAGGCTTTCCTGGCAACGTCGATTCCTTTCCGGGTTCATCACTGTTGATTATTGGCTCAAACAATAGTCAAAAGTGGAAAACACGTTCTGCTATTTATTTTGGTAGTTGGTTTTGGCAGAGAGATGATAACATCACGTGGGAGACAAAAGCCCTGTTTTTGACtttgttgatgcgaaaaagtggtttggcACTTTTGGGCTCAACTTAGTGGTGTTGGGCTTTCGGTATGCCATGGGCCTTTGCAAAGCGTGTGATCTGCAAGATAACAAACGTTCGGTAAGGCCTTTAGGCACCGGTGTGGTActggccgaaggctctccgacgcttaagtaagtacggatttagtaagcTTAAACTGACAAATCAATAGGTTGTATGCCATAAGTTCTGATTACCTCCATTGTGGGGAACTGTGCTTCTTTTATAAACCTTGGGAGATGTGCAAGTTGTGTAGAATTTTGATGTGGGACTGTGGACATTCATTGTGGATATGCCAAGTGTCCAGTGGGCACTTGTGCCATTATTAGGGGATCGGCATGCCCAGGTGCCGAAGGCTCCCCTGTCGGTGACGCATATTGTCCACGTGTTTAGCTCTTATTAGTTGCTGATTCTGGTATCAACAGGAGTCCCCCAAGTTTCTGTTTAAGAGTAGGGTCTCAACAGTGACTTGTGTCAGTCCTGGGTCTCCGTGAGCTATCAGCAGCAGCTGATGCACGGTATCTGGGTAGCTATACCGTTCGGTGCGTTGGTTGGAGAGAGGTGGTAAGGCCTCTTTTCGCAGGTATGGTCTTCTGATTCGAGGTGTCGGGGTATTCCAAGAG
The window above is part of the Prunus dulcis chromosome 1, ALMONDv2, whole genome shotgun sequence genome. Proteins encoded here:
- the LOC117614631 gene encoding LEC14B homolog isoform X3; the protein is MSYRTRFGKDNSACDSGNAVEGSGSSKGPNEVSNDFDHEIAQLTKHRSRPHQLLSQDMPGKSRLLVSTMKMLVGRESNHSGRGRFSSADGCHVLSRYLPINGPWGVDESTSPAYVSQFSNDGLFFVAGFQGGHIKIYNVDKGWKVQKDILTKSLRWTITDTSLSPDQRYLVYASMTPIVNIVNVGSSMTESLANVTEIHEGLDFSVDGDEDEFGIFSVRFSTDGRELVAASSDASIYVYDLQANKVNLRIPAHSSDVNTVCFADETGHLIYSGSDDNLCKVWDRRCLITKGQAAGVLMGHLEGVTFLDSRGDGRYLISNGKDQTTKLWDIRKMSSRAMYTGQKYIYTGSSDHCVYIYDLVTGAQVARLNHHEGPVRDCSWHPLYPMLVSSSWDGTIARWEFPGDDQVPTLERPRARRRRGYYNY
- the LOC117614631 gene encoding LEC14B homolog isoform X1; translation: MSYRTRFGKDNSACDSGNAVEGSGSSKGPNEVSNDFDHEIAQLTKHRSRPHQLLSQDMPGKSRLLVSTMKMLVGRESNHSGRGRFSSADGCHVLSRYLPINGPWGVDESTSPAYVSQFSNDGLFFVAGFQGGHIKIYNVDKGWKVQKDILTKSLRWTITDTSLSPDQRYLVYASMTPIVNIVNVGSSMTESLANVTEIHEGLDFSVDGDEDEFGIFSVRFSTDGRELVAASSDASIYVYDLQANKVNLRIPAHSSDVNTVCFADETGHLIYSGSDDNLCKVWDRRCLITKGQAAGVLMGHLEGVTFLDSRGDGRYLISNGKDQTTKLWDIRKMSSRAMYSPRLRDHDWDYRWMEYPAHAKTLKHPNDQSLATYRGHGVLRTLIRCYFSPAYSTGQKYIYTGSSDHCVYIYDLVTGAQVARLNHHEGPVRDCSWHPLYPMLVSSSWDGTIARWEFPGDDQVPTLERPRARRRRGYYNY
- the LOC117614631 gene encoding LEC14B homolog isoform X2 — protein: MSYRTRFGKDNSACDSGNAVEGSGSSKGPNEVSNDFDHEIAQLTKHRSRPHQLLSQDMPGKSRLLVSTMKMLVGRESNHSGRGRFSSADGCHVLSRYLPINGPWGVDESTSPAYVSQFSNDGLFFVAGFQGGHIKIYNVDKGWKVQKDILTKSLRWTITDTSLSPDQRYLVYASMTPIVNIVNVGSSMTESLANVTEIHEGLDFSVDGDEDEFGIFSVRFSTDGRELVAASSDASIYVYDLQANKVNLRIPAHSSDVNTVCFADETGHLIYSGSDDNLCKVWDRRCLITKGQAAGVLMGHLEGVTFLDSRGDGRYLISNGKDQTTKLWDIRKMSSRAMYPRLRDHDWDYRWMEYPAHAKTLKHPNDQSLATYRGHGVLRTLIRCYFSPAYSTGQKYIYTGSSDHCVYIYDLVTGAQVARLNHHEGPVRDCSWHPLYPMLVSSSWDGTIARWEFPGDDQVPTLERPRARRRRGYYNY